A region of Sulfurimonas sp. DNA encodes the following proteins:
- a CDS encoding nitrite/sulfite reductase codes for MQNEDLNSKLNKRERYKARLRPYDYFSEFESLDFENLGEGDRFFLQDFGIFTTDFLEDEFTMRIRVPAGRLSAQEFSYIADVVDEYDLTIIITARGGLQLHELECDNVLEIWKKLNTNGLTTWQSFGDNIRNIVTNVYDGRGKYCEIETYPIIMQMQDYIVKNPRYVGMLPRRVSIGVSGNRASVTSFFANDLYFALALKDGVYGFNVYMGGKNTEIAKDADIFLLKEEVFDFFKAFVEAFYLHGSRFSRSKTRLFYMIENIGLKTLKQHIEKEYGKTFESAGKIQLEKVVFSQHEQLRDGTYAYCYQTDFARLDAKEMKQISKLSLEKNLDIRLGIDQNIYLLGLPDKTTPFPSPAQSATIITCAGSLCPYSFWSIKNETKYLPLEKISEHSISVGFSGCIKGCGRHRHTDIGLVGLKTNNFGNTDGGARVFVGAVHTDGLSISRMLFSMVPLVHLHKTLDLIIELYELSGYKNFEEFSDAILNKFSEEFLALWLLANLTTNKAIKLEPTDSGFEYEKNLLKETFSEVDFIESIEEKFAPSVSALAKKLWTVAGADPVYKPKLNRVNFR; via the coding sequence ATGCAAAATGAAGATTTAAATTCTAAGTTAAACAAAAGAGAAAGATATAAAGCAAGACTTAGACCTTATGATTACTTTAGTGAATTTGAAAGCCTTGACTTTGAAAATCTTGGTGAGGGAGATAGATTTTTTCTTCAAGATTTTGGAATATTTACAACAGATTTTTTAGAAGATGAATTTACTATGCGTATCCGTGTCCCTGCTGGTCGTCTTAGTGCGCAAGAATTTTCATATATTGCTGATGTTGTTGATGAGTATGATTTAACTATCATTATCACAGCAAGAGGAGGTTTACAACTTCACGAACTTGAATGTGATAATGTTTTAGAAATCTGGAAAAAACTCAATACAAATGGTCTTACTACATGGCAAAGCTTTGGTGATAATATCCGAAATATTGTCACAAATGTTTATGATGGGCGAGGAAAATATTGCGAAATAGAAACTTACCCTATTATTATGCAGATGCAAGATTATATAGTAAAAAATCCTCGTTATGTTGGTATGTTACCTCGTCGAGTTTCCATTGGAGTTTCTGGTAATCGTGCAAGTGTTACTTCATTTTTTGCCAATGACCTTTACTTCGCACTAGCACTAAAAGATGGAGTATATGGTTTTAATGTTTACATGGGTGGTAAAAATACAGAGATAGCTAAAGATGCAGATATATTTTTACTTAAAGAAGAAGTTTTTGACTTTTTCAAGGCTTTTGTTGAAGCTTTTTATCTTCATGGCTCTCGTTTTTCTCGTTCAAAAACTCGTTTATTTTATATGATTGAAAATATTGGTTTAAAGACTTTAAAACAACATATAGAAAAAGAGTATGGCAAAACTTTTGAGAGTGCTGGTAAAATTCAACTTGAAAAAGTTGTATTTTCTCAACATGAACAACTTCGAGATGGAACTTACGCATATTGTTATCAAACAGATTTTGCACGCCTAGATGCTAAAGAGATGAAACAAATTTCAAAACTTTCATTAGAAAAAAACTTAGACATTAGACTTGGAATTGATCAAAACATATATCTTCTTGGACTCCCTGATAAAACTACACCTTTTCCTTCACCTGCACAAAGTGCTACTATCATAACATGTGCTGGTAGTTTATGCCCATACTCTTTTTGGAGCATAAAAAATGAAACTAAATACTTACCACTAGAAAAAATTTCAGAGCATAGTATAAGTGTTGGTTTTTCTGGCTGTATAAAAGGATGTGGGAGACATCGTCATACGGATATAGGTTTAGTTGGACTAAAAACAAATAACTTTGGTAATACAGATGGCGGGGCAAGAGTATTTGTTGGTGCTGTTCATACAGATGGTTTAAGTATTAGTAGAATGCTTTTTTCTATGGTACCACTTGTACATCTTCATAAAACTTTAGATTTAATCATAGAGTTATATGAACTAAGCGGATATAAAAATTTCGAAGAGTTCTCAGATGCCATCTTAAATAAATTCTCAGAAGAATTTTTAGCGCTCTGGCTATTAGCAAATTTAACAACAAATAAAGCTATAAAATTAGAGCCGACAGACAGTGGTTTTGAGTATGAAAAAAATCTTTTAAAAGAAACTTTTAGTGAGGTTGATTTTATAGAATCGATTGAAGAAAAATTTGCTCCATCTGTAAGTGCTTTAGCTAAAAAGCTATGGACAGTTGCGGGTGCTGACCCAGTTTATAAACCAAAACTAAACAGAGTTAACTTTCGTTAA
- a CDS encoding type II toxin-antitoxin system PemK/MazF family toxin, translated as MVKYIPAQGDIVALNFDPQSGHEQKGRIPAIIISNKIFNQHLGLAFACPITNTKRDFPFHIEVKSENITGFIMGEQMKSIDYNSKNIKFIEKANQKTINHILGIIDSIIQ; from the coding sequence GTGGTAAAATATATTCCTGCACAAGGAGATATTGTAGCTTTAAATTTTGACCCACAAAGTGGACATGAACAAAAAGGCAGAATACCTGCAATAATTATAAGTAATAAAATATTTAACCAACATTTAGGTTTAGCATTTGCTTGTCCAATCACAAATACAAAAAGAGACTTTCCTTTTCATATTGAAGTGAAAAGTGAAAATATCACAGGTTTTATTATGGGAGAACAAATGAAATCAATAGATTATAATTCAAAAAATATAAAATTTATTGAAAAAGCAAATCAAAAAACTATAAATCATATATTAGGTATAATAGATAGTATCATACAATGA
- a CDS encoding transcriptional regulator/antitoxin MazE produces the protein MKELHLTIGDKMKILIENKKIILEPIREERIKYNINDLVKQLPSNYKTYEEFDNKIGLEEW, from the coding sequence ATGAAAGAGTTACATTTAACTATTGGTGATAAAATGAAAATTTTAATTGAAAATAAAAAAATTATATTAGAGCCAATAAGAGAAGAAAGAATAAAATATAATATTAATGATTTAGTTAAACAATTACCAAGTAACTACAAAACTTATGAAGAATTTGATAATAAAATTGGACTAGAAGAGTGGTAA
- a CDS encoding glycosyltransferase produces MSNENKKKKLLYITDQHEYTDHGSISALFNGYLKEYLDVHVVYLTKYKNSFQKKGTDYIVPQQYTKNICDYLESKDIELNSFSYVFVRNMLDVLSDTLKNRSKFGFKLGYRASFPKTEEALAANKEKNKASLLKTVGGYFEKFNKQRLLSECDLFMPTSKDMEEVFYADSGVRSYPLPAGLCPNRITSHRISDGADRNFIYVGTLDGLRNFAQVLVAFSRVKSQEWHLNISTFNPKYAQTVLNNYPSLVGKVTVREAGNLDELLVQVDDCDIGIALLPDISVYNTVIPAKVMDYYTCAIPTILTDNPKNRTILSDEDALFCSFEVDSITATIEKSIAMSEGEIADMGHSGQAKLLKHKRNYEIMAKELFEELESL; encoded by the coding sequence ATGTCAAACGAAAATAAAAAGAAAAAACTATTATATATAACAGATCAGCATGAGTATACTGACCATGGATCAATTAGTGCGCTATTTAACGGTTACTTAAAAGAGTATCTTGATGTTCATGTTGTTTATTTAACTAAGTATAAAAATAGTTTTCAAAAAAAAGGAACTGATTATATTGTTCCTCAACAATATACAAAGAATATTTGTGATTATTTAGAGTCTAAAGATATAGAGTTAAACTCTTTTAGTTATGTTTTTGTAAGAAATATGCTTGATGTTTTAAGTGATACTCTTAAAAATCGTTCTAAGTTTGGTTTTAAACTCGGATATAGAGCATCTTTTCCTAAAACAGAAGAAGCCCTCGCTGCAAATAAAGAGAAGAATAAGGCAAGTCTTTTAAAAACTGTTGGTGGTTATTTTGAAAAATTTAACAAACAACGCCTTTTGTCAGAGTGTGACCTTTTTATGCCAACATCTAAAGATATGGAAGAAGTATTTTATGCTGATAGTGGCGTAAGAAGTTACCCTCTTCCAGCAGGACTTTGTCCAAATAGAATTACTTCTCACCGTATTTCTGATGGAGCTGATCGTAACTTTATCTATGTTGGTACACTTGATGGTTTAAGAAATTTTGCACAAGTCTTAGTTGCATTTTCAAGAGTCAAATCTCAAGAATGGCATTTGAATATCTCAACTTTTAATCCAAAGTATGCTCAAACAGTTTTAAATAACTACCCAAGTTTAGTTGGAAAGGTTACTGTTAGAGAAGCAGGTAATTTAGATGAACTTTTAGTTCAAGTTGATGATTGTGACATTGGTATTGCTTTACTTCCAGATATTTCGGTTTATAATACCGTTATACCTGCAAAAGTTATGGATTATTATACTTGCGCTATTCCTACTATATTAACAGATAACCCTAAAAACCGTACAATATTATCTGATGAAGATGCTCTGTTTTGTTCTTTTGAAGTAGATTCAATCACCGCTACAATAGAGAAAAGTATTGCTATGAGTGAAGGAGAAATTGCTGATATGGGACACTCTGGTCAAGCTAAACTTCTTAAGCATAAGCGTAACTATGAGATAATGGCAAAAGAACTTTTTGAAGAGTTAGAGTCACTTTAG
- a CDS encoding FAD-dependent oxidoreductase — MTQHHYNVIVVGGGVSGAALFYELGRYTDASKICLLEKYGSLASLNSNGSANSQTIHCGDIETNYTLEKAAAVKKTAKMVEKYCLQYKLEDKVMFAHQKLAIGVGFEEVAYIKNRFKEFKSLYPYLELYNKEQLAEMEPAIIYDKNGQERPEDIVGMGAKGEYTTCDFKGLSDSFIDETIKIKDKVTDIFFNNEVENIQKIGSTYHIQTTMSHFTADFVVVNAGAHSLFLAHKMGHGHDFGCLPMAGSFYLADRKILNGKVYMVQNPKLPFAALHGDPDILVNGFTRFGPTALMLPKLERFRSGTYLDFIKTLRFDHNIIKIFYDLLKDSDIRNYVLKNFMFEVPFINKKLFVQDARKIVPSLTEDDISYAKGFGGVRPQILDKKKQKIMLGEASINTGEGIIFNMTPSPGATSCLGNAVRDVEVICEHLNLKFNKKQFEDELVDKEPTKGDKNVKRK; from the coding sequence ATGACACAACACCATTATAATGTAATTGTTGTAGGAGGCGGTGTTTCAGGCGCTGCTCTATTTTATGAATTAGGTAGATATACAGATGCTAGTAAAATCTGTTTACTTGAAAAATACGGCTCGCTTGCTTCGTTAAACTCAAATGGTTCTGCAAATTCACAGACCATTCATTGTGGAGATATAGAAACAAATTATACACTTGAAAAAGCTGCTGCTGTTAAGAAAACTGCTAAAATGGTTGAGAAATATTGTCTTCAGTATAAGCTTGAAGACAAGGTAATGTTTGCTCACCAAAAACTAGCTATTGGTGTAGGATTTGAAGAAGTTGCGTATATAAAAAACCGTTTTAAAGAGTTTAAAAGTCTTTATCCATATTTGGAGCTTTATAACAAAGAACAACTAGCAGAAATGGAGCCTGCAATCATTTATGATAAAAATGGACAAGAGCGTCCTGAAGATATTGTAGGAATGGGCGCAAAAGGTGAATATACTACTTGTGATTTTAAAGGTTTGAGTGATTCTTTTATAGATGAAACAATAAAAATTAAAGACAAAGTTACAGATATTTTCTTTAATAATGAAGTGGAAAATATTCAAAAAATCGGAAGCACTTACCATATTCAAACTACAATGAGTCATTTTACTGCTGACTTTGTTGTTGTAAATGCAGGTGCTCACAGTCTTTTCTTAGCACATAAGATGGGACATGGTCATGATTTTGGTTGTCTTCCAATGGCAGGTAGTTTTTATCTTGCTGACCGCAAAATATTAAACGGAAAAGTTTATATGGTTCAAAACCCTAAGCTTCCGTTTGCTGCACTTCATGGTGACCCTGATATCTTAGTAAATGGCTTTACTAGATTTGGACCGACTGCGCTAATGCTTCCAAAACTAGAGCGTTTTAGATCAGGTACTTATCTTGATTTTATCAAAACATTAAGATTTGACCATAATATCATTAAAATCTTTTATGATTTACTTAAAGATAGTGATATTCGCAACTATGTACTTAAAAACTTTATGTTTGAAGTTCCTTTTATTAATAAAAAACTATTTGTTCAAGACGCTAGAAAAATTGTTCCTTCACTTACTGAAGATGATATTTCTTATGCTAAAGGTTTTGGTGGGGTTAGACCTCAGATTCTTGACAAAAAGAAGCAAAAAATTATGCTTGGTGAAGCATCTATAAATACAGGAGAAGGAATTATATTTAATATGACTCCATCTCCAGGTGCTACATCTTGTTTAGGAAATGCAGTTCGTGATGTTGAAGTGATTTGTGAGCATTTAAATTTAAAATTCAATAAAAAACAATTTGAAGATGAATTAGTAGATAAAGAACCTACCAAAGGAGATAAAAATGTCAAACGAAAATAA
- a CDS encoding N-6 DNA methylase — MANERITEDIVREHFKNDILNIENEIFIEEQKSKHRSNLFDNASKKGTSNKGYPEFIISFKKYLNFIIIIECKADTDKHESDNRNLPVEYSVDGILHYMKCVRKKNKDIDILGIAVSGLNQNELKVSNFLFKHNSNIEELQDKHLLSFNSYFKLYDMHDFSINLQNLKIIEKAVEYNGKLENYSIPTTERATLISGILLALQNKRFRDSYQQSSDVVDLVNFILTSCEIILKSNKIEEERRESILRVYSTIKNHKITTAKTIKDKKTKKNIPNTLISDLVYEIKQDIYPLVNYDNSGFDVLGKFYTEFIKYSGSDGKTGLVLTPAHITDLFCDLIDLNVDDVVYDCCCGTGGFLVASMKRMISLAGNDAEKIIYIRENQLIGTEERADMFTFACSNMMMRGDGKSHIYNEDCYNDKHKQRIKKLKPTVVMLNPPYSVGADGQLDFILNAMESLPKGGRCIAIVQMSCALDTPAVLKKHRQLLELHTLESVITTPIDLFYPSASVPTCIMVFKAYEKHNNNKPSWFGAFNDDGFIKRKKQGRIDIGCYKEKHNHLLSKYRYYEEANFSVLKNVSDKQEWCAESYMNIDYDNNNEDEFINTIKEYLSSLFLFSKINSISEKSLSNSKTNTTNKKYLPFLLTDLFNIEKGERLNKEERVLGEIPLLTSTSMQNGVSNFISYDEFKDSKKIFKDKITIDMLCNVFYHNYEYFSDDNIHTLIFADKYKNNDNIYTCIFIATLLKKLIIKFAYGRQVRLKRLDGEKILLPVTNNNIDWEYMKNYIKSLSYSSNL, encoded by the coding sequence ATGGCGAATGAGAGAATTACAGAAGATATAGTAAGAGAACATTTTAAGAATGATATTTTAAATATAGAAAATGAAATATTCATAGAAGAACAAAAATCAAAACATAGATCTAACTTATTTGATAATGCATCAAAAAAAGGAACAAGTAATAAAGGATATCCAGAATTTATAATTTCATTTAAAAAATATCTTAATTTTATTATAATAATTGAATGTAAAGCAGATACAGATAAACATGAAAGTGATAATAGAAATTTGCCAGTAGAGTATTCAGTTGATGGTATTTTACATTATATGAAATGCGTAAGAAAAAAAAATAAAGATATTGATATACTAGGAATAGCCGTTTCAGGATTAAATCAAAATGAATTAAAGGTATCCAACTTTCTATTTAAGCATAATTCTAATATTGAAGAATTACAAGACAAACACTTATTATCATTTAATTCTTATTTTAAACTATATGATATGCACGACTTTTCAATAAATTTACAAAATTTAAAAATTATTGAAAAAGCTGTTGAATATAATGGAAAATTAGAAAACTACTCAATTCCCACTACGGAAAGAGCAACATTAATAAGTGGTATATTACTAGCACTACAAAACAAACGATTTAGAGATAGCTATCAACAAAGTAGTGATGTCGTAGATTTAGTTAATTTTATATTAACATCTTGTGAAATTATTTTAAAATCGAATAAAATTGAAGAAGAACGAAGAGAAAGTATATTAAGAGTATATTCAACAATAAAAAATCATAAAATTACTACTGCTAAAACAATAAAAGATAAAAAAACAAAAAAGAATATTCCTAATACATTGATTAGTGATTTAGTATATGAAATAAAACAAGATATTTATCCTTTAGTAAATTACGATAATTCTGGGTTTGATGTACTAGGAAAATTTTATACAGAATTTATTAAATACTCAGGTTCTGATGGTAAAACTGGTTTAGTTCTTACTCCAGCACATATAACCGATTTATTTTGTGATTTGATTGATTTAAATGTGGATGATGTTGTATATGATTGCTGTTGTGGTACAGGTGGTTTTTTAGTTGCCTCAATGAAAAGAATGATTAGTTTAGCAGGAAATGATGCTGAAAAAATAATTTATATTAGAGAAAATCAATTAATTGGGACAGAAGAAAGAGCTGATATGTTTACATTTGCTTGTTCTAATATGATGATGAGAGGTGATGGGAAATCGCATATTTATAATGAAGATTGCTACAATGATAAACATAAACAAAGAATTAAGAAATTAAAACCTACCGTTGTTATGTTAAACCCTCCCTACTCTGTTGGAGCAGATGGTCAATTAGATTTTATTTTAAATGCTATGGAAAGTTTACCAAAAGGAGGGAGATGTATAGCAATTGTTCAAATGAGTTGTGCATTAGATACTCCAGCTGTTTTAAAAAAACATAGACAATTATTAGAATTGCATACCTTAGAATCTGTAATAACAACACCTATAGATTTATTTTATCCATCGGCAAGTGTCCCAACTTGTATAATGGTATTTAAGGCATATGAAAAACACAATAATAATAAACCATCTTGGTTTGGAGCATTTAATGATGATGGTTTTATAAAAAGAAAAAAACAGGGTAGAATTGATATTGGATGCTACAAGGAAAAACATAATCATTTACTATCTAAATATAGATATTATGAAGAAGCAAATTTTTCTGTTTTAAAAAATGTTTCGGATAAACAAGAGTGGTGTGCTGAAAGCTACATGAATATTGATTATGATAATAATAATGAAGATGAATTTATAAATACAATCAAAGAATATCTAAGTTCACTATTTCTTTTTAGTAAGATTAATTCAATTAGCGAGAAAAGTTTATCTAACAGTAAAACTAATACAACAAACAAAAAATACTTACCATTTTTATTAACAGATTTATTCAATATTGAAAAAGGCGAACGATTAAATAAAGAAGAAAGAGTTTTGGGAGAAATTCCTCTATTAACATCTACTTCAATGCAAAATGGTGTTTCAAATTTTATTAGCTATGATGAATTTAAAGATAGTAAAAAAATATTTAAAGATAAAATAACTATTGATATGCTTTGTAATGTATTTTATCATAATTATGAATATTTCAGTGATGACAATATACATACATTAATATTTGCAGACAAATATAAAAATAATGATAATATTTATACTTGTATTTTTATTGCAACATTATTAAAAAAATTAATTATAAAATTTGCTTATGGAAGACAAGTGAGATTAAAAAGATTAGATGGTGAGAAAATATTACTGCCAGTAACTAATAATAATATAGATTGGGAATATATGAAAAATTATATAAAATCATTGTCATATTCAAGTAATTTATAA
- the adk gene encoding adenylate kinase, whose translation MRIILLGAPGAGKGTQAQFLTKKYGIPQISTGDMLRAAIKAGTDMGKMAKKAMDAGQLVTDEIIIGLVKDRIVEDDCKNGFLLDGFPRTLPQADAVTAAGIEIDAVIEIDVPDEEIVKRMSGRRAHLASGRTYHVTFNPPKVDGKDDVTGEDLVQRDDDKAEVVADRIKVYHELTQPLINYYKTQAEAKASLTYITVDGTADISDVETAITSQLG comes from the coding sequence ATGAGAATTATTTTATTAGGTGCTCCAGGTGCTGGTAAAGGTACACAGGCACAATTTTTAACCAAGAAGTATGGAATACCTCAAATTTCTACTGGTGATATGTTAAGAGCAGCTATCAAAGCTGGCACAGATATGGGTAAAATGGCTAAAAAAGCTATGGATGCTGGACAACTTGTAACTGATGAGATTATTATTGGGCTTGTTAAAGACCGTATTGTAGAAGATGATTGTAAAAATGGATTTCTTTTAGACGGTTTTCCTCGTACACTTCCTCAAGCAGATGCTGTTACTGCCGCTGGTATTGAGATAGATGCTGTTATTGAGATTGATGTTCCTGATGAAGAAATTGTAAAGCGTATGTCAGGTCGTCGTGCTCACTTAGCATCTGGTAGAACTTATCATGTTACATTCAACCCACCAAAAGTAGATGGAAAAGATGATGTTACTGGTGAAGATTTAGTTCAAAGAGATGATGATAAAGCAGAAGTAGTTGCTGATCGTATTAAAGTTTATCATGAGCTTACTCAGCCACTTATAAACTACTACAAAACTCAAGCAGAAGCTAAAGCTTCTTTAACTTATATAACAGTAGATGGAACAGCAGATATTTCTGATGTTGAAACTGCTATTACTTCTCAACTAGGTTAG